Within the Medicago truncatula cultivar Jemalong A17 chromosome 4, MtrunA17r5.0-ANR, whole genome shotgun sequence genome, the region TGAACTTAAAATTTTTACATTTAGCTTATTGACTGATATTCATAGTATATTGGTTAACACGACCctaacaaatatttgtattttaacataaatataagagtttgcatgattttttttaggaacatTTTGTATGCATTTTGTATGCTCTAAACATGTCTccaatcaaataatttacaTACCATTTTAGGAGACTCATTAATATTTCgcgaattttaaaataatcatttcATTGTAGACTATGttattcaaaatagttttttacattaaaacgtttttttaatattgtcatattaacCCTTCAATATATTTACCAATTGTCTTATCGGTCTctatatgtatttatttattggaaaatacttgggtgacatagagttgggtgacattggtcaatcacaatgccacaatgcttgtgtttctctctctttcacaagcattgtgacattgtgattgatcaatgtcaccaatgtcacccaactctatgtcacccaagtgctacccttatttattgtcatatcaATCATTGTATGAAATGAGTTAATATCAGCATTGAGAGACTATTTTAAtgtcagagactattttaactAACGAAGTGCAGAATCAAAAACTACTTTGAAATTTCGATACATTAAAGAATTATTGTGGCTACTCATTACacattcaataatcaaaatgactattatcccggcgaatatatgatatatatttgcTGTCAATAAGTGTGGTGCTGTACACAATACACCATTTTTTGTCTTCTCATCTCTACCGTTGATTTTACAAATTTACAATATTTGATGATGGACTCTCTGCACCTTATCTGACCATCCGTTTATCTTTCCTTTGTATAATATGGATCCTTTGTATGATATGGattcttcacaaattttaattttccataCATGATACATTCTCTACACCTCTCTgtttcagtttttattttatttttattttttaaggtgaTTATGGAGATGATAACCTGGATAAAGGTACAATACATGGAAGGAAGAATGTTTGCATTTCCTCATAGCAAGTAAAGGGGATATATTGTTTTCTAAGTTAGAATGAGTACTCTTGTTCATGGGATTTTAAAGGGTAGATCAGAAGTAATACCAAATTTTCTTCTCTGGAAATTCAGAAGACAGAAGATATTGGTTGACAATACTCCTTGGTGGAAGGTAGTGCCTTTCAGATTATGCAGTATCAAATCTTAGGCCTACATTATTACTTCCTTGTTGCAGTTGACTCATCCTCAAGTAACCCACAACTAAATGAAAGTTTTCATTCCAGTTTTAtgacttaaaactatttttattatctCAAATTCAACACATTATAGACAACTGAGATAAATACTTTGATCGAAAACATTTGAAAGAGAATGAATTTGCTCATTAATATACTTGATACATAAATAGCAAATGATTATATCAGCATTGAGCAGTGATTTCGTATTCCCTTGATCAATATAGAGTATATTATAGGCGGTGATTAGGGTGGTGAAATACCTCAGATGGTCTATGGTGGATTGATTCCTGAAAATCGCTCAAAACTCTAACAATGATCGATGAAGCTCTCCGTAGTTATAAGCTCAATGTATTTATGGTCCTCACAATTGAGAAAGTGACACAATCAATGTTTGTTCAATAAAAAAACCAGGAAACCAACCAAATATTAGTTTCTCAAAAcccaatttatttttgttcgcAATCAACACCGATCATGGTACTATCTCAACCATACTGACATGGAGAACCACAACTTCTACTTAAAAGCTGTGACGCCGAACATCATTGAAGTTTTGAACAATTTTACAAGCATCAACAATCGTAGAATACACACACTTTCCCAACCTACCAATTgcttatatgataatatgaataGTGAATATAATATTCGATTCTATTTATAAAGATCTGGATTTGACAGTCGTGGTGTGGGTATGGCAAGCAGAGGTGTCTTCTTTTTTAGAACAATACCAAATTTCTCCGACACCTCCAGATTTTCTCCTTGAGGAACTGTCCAATCAAACAAGTGCACAAGGGTGGCTACAAAGTACAAAACCGTCCTCTCAGCCATTGCTATTCCGGCACAAATCCTTCTTCCAGAGCCAAAAGGGAAATAGTTGAAGTCATTCCCACTATAATCCCATTTACCATCCAAGAACCTTGTAGGATCAAATTCTAGTGGGTTCTCCCAAACATAAGGGTCTCTATGAATAGCCCAAACGTTGATAAAGACACGAGATCCCTCTGGAATTGTGTAGCCTCCAATGTTGGTGGTTTCACTTGGGCagtgagggactaaaagtggaAGTGCAGGGTGTAAACGAAGAGTTTCTTTCATCACTGCATGTAAGTAGGTTAGCTTGTGAATATGAGACTCTTCTACTAAGTTATCTTTTCCAACCACAGTTTCTAACTCCTCTTGAACCTTCCTCATCACTTCTGGTTTGTTCATCATTTCTGCCATTACAAACTCAATTGTGTTGGAGGATGTGTCTGATCCACCCACTACCATGTCCTGTTTATGTTCATCcacaatattggtaaaacaaaaaattcaatgtCAGTAATCAAGATCTTGGTATTTTAAAACTTGGTACAAATTGTTGTCTACATTTTGTTTGATTaaacatgattttaaaataacttaattgtacttttgatACTTAGTATAACACGATTGTCCTATTTTAGTGTTCAAGTTTGAATTGTACGATTGAGTCCTCTAAATATTCGTGATTATGCAACTTCGGTCCTCAATGTTTTAATTGCGCGAATTGAATTCTCTAGGTATCCTAATTATGCGATTTTAAGTTTGCAAAGTTCTAATGGTGTGAATTGAATCTTTTAGGTATTGCGATTTTGATCCCTACATCCCATTGTTGTTAAATTTCTGATCGAAATGCTAATATATCTATTATATATAGGTATGACCTTCACAAATTTCACAAACATCACATTTTAATAAGAAATTGAACCAATTGAGGAAGCAAAATCACAGAATTCTGATATCTAGATGACATAATTCCAGCATTCAAATAAATAGATGACTAAAACTGCACAATCATGATATTTAGAGAATCCATTTTGTACAATTAGAACATGAAAAGGCTAAGAAAAGACTCAATGCATGGCATTAGAATTTGTGGGACCAACACCAAACAATCCATAGTGCAACTATGctttaagaaaacaattaaatatttgattacTTCAAATCCAATGCATCAAACCTATGAATGTTATATTACTAATCCTATATTGCAAAAAAAGTGTGAAGAAACTAAAACAAGTTGTTGAACAAAAGTAGCATACCATGAGTAGAGCCTTAACATGAGTATTTGTAAACGGTGTCTTAGAATCACCCTcctccttcaaattcaacaaaaactGCAGAAAGTCCCTACTCCCATTATTCTCCTTCCCATCCTCTTCCTTCTTCAATCGTTCACCAATCATCTTCTCAAATATCCCATCAAAGCGAGGCACCAAAGCATTCATATCTTTCACAACACCCTGCAAATCAAACCGGGCCAACCCAGGAAAAAAATCCGACAAATTCGGCTTCCCCAATAGCTGCACCATCTCCGCCACCGCCTCCCTAAACTCCGCCCCTAAACTCTCCCTCTCTTCTCCTTCCACCCCCGCACCCCACATCATATTCGTAATCACATTCAACACCGTTAAAAAAACCTGCTCACCAACATTCACCGTTGACCCTACCCGATCATGAATATACCCGACCGTTTTCCGAACCTCACCTCGTCGGAGCTCGTAAACGGAGTCAAGAGTTGTGTTACTAAGCATCTTCACGACACAGATTTTTCTCAGCATACGCCACTGTGGACCGTAGGGGGTCCATACTATATCGTTGCCGCCGTAAGTGGCGGCTCTACCGGCGGCAGGGACGTCACGGTTGGCGAAAACTGTGTCGTGGTCTTTTAGAACTTGGCGTGCTGTGGAAGGTGAAGTCAAAACAATACCGAGTTTGCTTCCGAGCCAGAGCTTGTAAATTGGGCCGTGGGCTTGGGCTAGTCCGGCGAAGTAAGTGTGAAGTTCTGGGTCGAGTGATAGAAGGTTTCCGAAGATGGGAAAGCCCGGTGGGCCTGGTGGTAGGTTTTGGGTTTTAGATTTGAAGAAGTAGAGATATAAGTACCAAGTGATTATGGAAATTGTTAAGAGTGCTATGAGGAGTGTTGTTGTGTCACCTTTGTACCAATCTTTGAGGTTTGTGAGTGAAACCATGGTGCTATTGCTATTATTTGTGTTGTGTTTGAGAATTCGGAAAGGAAATACACTAGTTCAAGATATTAAGGAGATAACGAGACAGCCAATAATAAAATATGCAAAAACGACAAATATGGATTTTTAAGGACGGCGGATGAAAATGATACGACAATATAAATGGAATCTACAAGAAATAATGACCCAAATGCAACGCAATTAGTGCCCAAGGTAGTGAGGGCAAACCCAACATAACATACTAAGTGTTCATTCATtattacataagctattttgacGTATAAAACCCGAAGTAGATAATATCTAAATTGAGTAGTGGTATATGTACATCCATTTTGataacaacttttatgacaactttgttttttttctctttttattggtcaaaaataatggagagaaaaaaaggaagagagaggaaaagagcttcatgtaagtatgagagataaagttatccaaaaattattataaaagttCTTAGTGGTTTTTCCATCATAAGATCCCTCGTACGGTGATTATGACGCGACACATTTAGTGTGTGTGATCACATATATTTAGATTAGGAGTGGTGATAGGTATACAATCCCACATGGCAACCcctcattctattttttattcattagaTTGGGGGCAATTTTGTATAACCACAAAAATTGAGAGACGATTCTGTAACATACACATACAAGTCCTTTCCATCTTCTTCTCTCTGTTATCTGTATCACTGCTCTCTACGCCATTGGCCACCGACCACCACACCGGCACACTTCCGACGAGTTCTGATGACCACCCATCCCAACATTTTCCTCACTGTTTCTAGCGTCAAAACGATCAGATCTACACCGCCGCCCCAACTCCGACATCAAAACGCTCAGATCTGTACAACCACCCTATCACCGACACCTAACACTTAGATCTGCGTTACTACCCCCCAACGCCAAAACACGACCACTGTCATCCTCGTCACAGAAGAAAGGGTAGAAAGAGGGGAAAACTCCGGTAGCGACGAGGCAGAAGGGGGCAGCGGTTTAAcggagaagaaagagagagcTCTTAGAGAGAGGCAGCCGACGGCGACGAGGTAGAAGGGCGGTGGCGGTTATCGGAGAAGAAAGAGTGAGgtctttgagagagagagagcactgaagtgagaaagagaaagacatgtttttttttttttttttaaataaaagccACGTGGGGGGTGTATAGAGGGGTGTACAAAAAAGAGTGGCATGTCTATCTTTTTCCTTAGATTAGATACATTCACATGCTAATAAATAGTGGTACGAGGAAGTGGAGGTAGACAAGTAGTTTTatccttctttttcttttttttttttaaaagccaaaGTGACAAGTAGTTTTATCTTATAAGTTAAGAGCTCCACATTTTATAATGCACATGTAAGTGGAGGGAGTCGTCGATTTTGTAAGTATGAGTTAAGcctaatataaaatttaacacGAGATTAGAGTTTGATCAAGAATGACGAAGTGGGAATGACATAGAGGAGCCATGCTAGTCTTGATTCAACCCATGACACATGGGACAACTCACACTTAGCGTGACGATGAATATTGAAGTTGTTTTGTACTCCctctattttaaattaaatgtcATTCTAGCAATTTCGCAtagatttaaaaatatagttaatgttgtattgaaaagagtaattatgagttgttttacaaaaatatatttcgttaatagaaaatataaagtAACAAGTAAAGGGCATAATAGTTTCacataaattaagaaatgtagttaatgttgtattgaaaagatgaactatgagttgttttacaaaaatatcttttgtTAATGGAAGATATAAAGTACCAAGTAAGGGGCATAATAGGAAAGTAAACATTAATGATTGGAAATCGAACCGGAGACTTTGAAGAGGAGCACATTCTCAAGTCTCAAGTCAATACTACTGAACTAACCTAAGTGGGTTAATGAttctttgatattgtaaagtgacatagaatttgaaacaaacaaattttgttagaattacatataatttggaacataAGGAGTAATTTTATATTGCAAAGATTCTCAATCAGTTAGATGTATAAAGACGTTTGGACACATCCTCTTTTAAGTTAGTTTTAAAAGTGAGatcaaaattcatttattttttttgtcaagtagcctagtggctaaagctcacacaatttaattgtggagaagtggggtgtctgaggttcgaaccccgacccctacatataacatgcaatatccctaccaactgagctaagttcacgggaTAGATCAAAGTTGATTTAACTAGTACTAGTAGAGGGTTTACAACAATGAACCAAGTTGTACGACATTATTCAAATTTCGAGTATTTTTTACGTGTGCCTATTGACGTATTTATAGGGGTAAATGCTCAATCCCTGCAATTTCATGGAAGGTTTAGTCATGCAAAATTGATgtaaaacaaagtaaaattttcatcaaaatttttacGTCCACCCAAATCGATTCATATGAAAGGACCATGTGATTTCTCAATTTAGTCCTTTGAAGAAAACAATTATGGTCATAAATTCCCATTGCCAAAACAAAGAAAGATGTGAGAAATGGTGGTATTTTTTTGATGGTGTCCTAGATTCGAACCACAAACCTTGtataaattatgcattattcctatcaattgagttaaacttATGGAGAGAAGTTGTGGTTTATATGCAAACCAAAGTACGCCGAgttgataaataattttgttatatgcttTGACAATAATTTGTAGATAAATTAATGTACAAATAATttccattaatattttttttttttttgaagaaatttaaaaattgtaatcaaaattatacaaacaaacataataaaatacacATACGTTACCGCAGTAAAAAGAGAGGACAAACGGACACGATAAGGCCCATCTTTCCGCTAGTAaaagataatttaaataaattagataaagAAGAATACATACGTGAatgtcctaaaaaaaaatacatagatACATGAACATTTGAGCCCATTTTGATAATTAAACATTCAAAAGCAAGTTTGATTTTaaccatccaaacaacatgAATTGATAAGAATCACTTTCATATGAATttattatccaaacataaatcaattatgTCAAATTCAACTATCTTAAATTCAATTCTAGCCAATGTAGAACCAAACACGACAATATGTATGAAACCGAGCATCCAATTTAGAGACCCAATTCCGCCCACAAATTAATACGGTTTGTGCAGGTTTCGGTTTGGACGGATCTCGGTTTGATCAGGTGGGTTGATTCGGTTAGTTCTCCAATATTTTTGTATTCATCTCAAATTTATCtggctattttttttaacaagactTTCATCAATAAATTAACAAGAAAAAGGCCATGGATCAAAGTATCGTAGCAATCATTAAAATATCAcgttataaaatatttaacaagaaaaatgtCAGGGATCggttttcattgtttttcttgtttccaATATCACGTGttcataattaaaatattgcACCTTGGACATGCAAATATACGGATCTATGAGTAAATCATGACTAAATTTAAAGAAAAGTTTGCATGTTTAAGTAAATCTACATAGTAAATCAACAAAAGATGCTTACATGTGGAGTAAATTTTGTTATAGGTCGGTCGGGTTCGGTTTACACGGTTTTGGATTTGTAAAAACTGGGCCCGACTGTCTAAACCCGCACAAACCCTATTTTTTAGTCTTTCTTCACCCGAGACCCGTTTTAATCCGCTCGATGGACCCACGGGTGACTCGAATATATCGGTTGGTGGGTGGGTCCGGATTTTGTGCTCACCCCTACCAAACACACACCATGTATGCTAtcaaaagtttaattttgatatacaTCAACAAATTACGACCAATCAGAATTAGGTGTGTGATTTTAGAAGTTGTTATGATTAaagtcaataatttttttttttaaaatgtattttttttaattcatttgacGATTACGATTGATGgacaacataaaaataatttcaccAATGATGTACACGAATTGAATCCCTCTTACAAATTGATTTCAAACAATTTGTTTACCTGTTGTAAATTAGAACAAGAGAAAATGAGAAATGGTCTAAAACATAGAGATGGTGGTAACAAGGATGCCcattcaaaattgaaattgagcCGAGGAGCTTTTATCACCCCAAAAATAATTTTCGATGTACACATCTAAAAAAGGCAGTTTTTATGTTGGTCTGATGAATACTTTTACTTccatagatttttaaaaaatgtagggatgagcaaatttgttttcaaaattaagTGTGATGGAAACAACTGTGAGATAGTTGGATGACACTATGATAATAAAGCAAAAGGGGAATTGATTGAAACATCAAGCCATGGAGACTGAACCACACGAGGcagcatgattttgatattgcAAAAGCTCTAAAGAAAAGGAAGTGATGATAATGGATAGGAATTAGGAGCAGGATGGAAACTACTATGTTCCAGATAGACAAAAATAGCGTCGTTTGGTTTTTGGTGGCACTAAAGTTTTTTCACCCTTCAGCCTTCAATAGTGTTGAATTGCTATGTTGAAAGCAACCTTCAATAAGTGGAAGTGCTCTGGTGTGTTGAATGATGATGTGGAGGAGAGAGATGTTGAATGCATTCAACATTCAAtgcattcaacatgttgaatgggAGAATGGTGGGCCAAGCTGAAGATGATGTGGCGCAAAACAAGTGGTTTGTAGGGAGAGTGCACTACACATGCCTGACAGACGCGACTGGTCTTTCTCCAAACGCAGAGAGAGAATGTGGTGGTGGATAAGAGCTGTCATGTGGCGCTTGTTGATTGGCTTGCTGGATTAATCTCATCTTAATTATttaaactcaattatttcatgacaaatgaatttttaaattttttttatatcaaaattcatgatttttttttgtctataaatagagacttggtttcttatatattagttactcacaattatttttttgctaaaatatgattggatgaacataaaaatataaataatttttgcaTTAACAttgtataataattaaactctagattattctttcaattaaatcaaattaataatttataagttttaaaattttaaaattataagctaaattcatccatatttattaattttatttatttaaatatttttctgttaataaattttaaattagttgataatttttttaaaaaaaaaatgttgttttttaacaaaaataaaataaaatatggacTAATGGGCCGACCCAAAGCCCGGTGGGCCAGCCCAGTCCGCCACAACTTTTGTATGGCCCAAATGGACTTGGATCGAAAAAGCCCGAGTGCATTTTGTGGTTAGTTTCTTAGGCCTGGACCGACCCAAAAAtatgggccggcccatttttGACACCTCTACTTAAAACagataaaacaagaaaaaaatctaCAATTTAACTGTAATCTGAAATATCTCTATTTTTGGAACATAATTgaatttcatttataaaatgGCAAGTGGACAGCACAAAATAACCGAATGTTCAAATTTCAAACAGACATCACTTACACTGAACTAGAAAACAGCTAAATGTTACACAAAAATTGCCAGCAACAAAATGTGTGTCAGTTTGTGGTTTACAAGGTTATTTGCATttggtttatatgaatttagtTATAAACCACTTCTCATTATAACTTATTTATCCTATATGTTTCTTGTAACTGCTAATGAACAGAGCCGTctctatgtttttatttttatttttttaagaagttaaattagtcaTCTAAATTGGTATCAggagaatcgaacttgagacaTTAAGACGTCTCTATGAAATTGAAAGTCTGACTCTCATAGTAATGATAGatttctaataaaataaataaatattttaaagagcaaaaaaatttgtatattgtttGCTGTTAGAACTTTGCTATTTTATACGACAAGTATGATTCAAAAATCACAAGTGCtctaaaaatataagaaattttttttaataaaagatgtaaaaattaaattctagGTCTAGGAGTTGAATCTAGAACCATAAGGCTAATAGCACTATGTTCTACCACTAGGCCATTACTACATATTGGCAATGATAACATCAATATTATTATACACTCCGTTTTTACATTCGTGTgtctatatataattttttttttgcctcaAAATTTTGAAGGCTTACCTCGGTAGAGCTATTTGCACCTTCCAAGATACGACCCTATTAATGAAGCAAGCCTCTTCGTCATGCAACACTTAAGCTTTGTGTTTGGAAGCTTATACTCTTTTTTATGGAGATCCTTTCGGTATAAAAAAGGTCGTATATATAAAAGGTTTCATCAATCACTCAGATTGGACCATGGATGATCACACTCTCTCAATTATTAACAAGCTCTAAAATCGATCTTTGCATCCTCTCTTTCACATTTCATAGGGAGAAATGAGAGAGTAGAGAGGAAATGACAATATCACTCTCATCCCTACTAGATGAATCACTATAATCCGAACCACTAGTGACACTCATAAAGCCAAAGACATCCTTATGATCGACTTTATTGTACCATCAAAACTCTTAATTGGAGAATAACACATTTTGTAATATAAAAAAGCACTCGGGGGAGGTTTCCCAACCCCCTCTCATCAAATTCTATCTCACAAATAATCACCGTTGAGAAAGAAATGATAAACTAAGCAAGAAGCATAGggaaaaattaaagaaaaaggaaagaatacCACAAGTGTAAAGGAAATGATAGGAGGGAAACCCAGAAGAGAGATAGATGTCAATAAAGTTACAATATTCAAGAACAACTTCAAATACTTTATAAACTTTTGCATGAATTGTACACTCACATCAAGAATATCGAATACATACAACTTTACATAAATGTTTTAcaatgattatttgtgagaacaTATATAAGTATATAACGTTTGGTTGATCATTGTAAAGCATGAACATTACcttgttgaaaaaatatttctcaaaTAACCCCTTTAATTTGAGTGTTGTCCAAAAATAACTCATctaaaagattaaaatatgaagaatccAAAATTACAATAGtgaaatatgtgttttttattttataggtgCTATAACCTTACCCAAATTACATGAGCTATATTAACCTGGTCTTAATTAACACATAGTACCAAAAATCTTAAGTACACTCGGTTTTTTACCTTTCTCATCTTTTTGAGATAAAGGATACAAGGATGACTTAAACAAAAGAATTAAGAAGAGTGACAAAGAAGTTATGGTTTGAACCTCTTTCCCAGCAGAATACCAACAATACACTCTGccatttcaaaaaacaattatcTCATTGGGATTGTCATTCCAATAGACATAAAAAGCTGATCTGGCTTGAAAATACTAGGAATCAATGTTGGATCAAGTTAAGATACACGATTAAGGTGATTACTAAAGAGGAAACAAAGGTACAATCCTTTGAAAGCAATCAATGTTTCCGGTTTCCTCATAGCAAGTGAAGGGGATATAATGTTTTATAAGTTAGATTGAGTACTCATATTTATTATGGATTTTAAGTGGTAAATCGAAAAGAATGTGCCTAATTTTCGTCTCTGGAAATTTTAGACAGAAGAATATACTATATGTATCGAGAAGAAACATTTCAGCATCACAAGTACTGCTTATACAGAAGACAAATGTATTCCCACTTGACTACTTTCTTGGTTATATTTGGTTCATCTTCAAATTTTTTCgacaaatgaaaacaaaattctcttccatttttcttattttttatacagtgtagctaaataaattatttaagacTAAACCTAAAGTAAACCACATCTTAATGTAAGTTTTCATTCCGATTTTATTTGCTAATgtaataatgttttttattatcTCAAATTCAATGCATACACAACTGTAATACATACTTTTATTGAAAAGAGTGAATATGCTTAGAGAAATACTTGGTACATAAATTGCAAGAGAGATCATACTAGCATTGAGTGAATTGTTATTCCCTTGATCAGTGTATCAATTATAAAGATCTGGATTAGACAGTCGTGTTGTGGGTATGGCAAGCAAAGGCGTCTTCTTTTTTAGAACGATACCAAATTTCTCTGATACATCCATATTTTCTCCTTGAGGAACTGTCCAATCAAACAAGTGCACAAGGGTGGCTACAAAGTACAAAACCGTCCTCTCAGACATTGCTATTCCGGCACAAATCCTTCTTCCAGAGCCAAAAGGGAAATAGTTGAAGTCATTCCCACTATAATCCCATTTACCATCCAAGAACCTTATATGATCAAACGTTGATAAAGACACGAGATCCCTCTGGAATTGTGTAGCCTCCAATGTTGGTGGTTTCACTTGGGCagtgagggactaaaagtggaAGTGTTGGGTGCAAACGAAGGGTTTCTTTCATTACTGCT harbors:
- the LOC25493625 gene encoding flavonoid 3'-monooxygenase CYP75B137 → MVSLTNLKDWYKGDTTTLLIALLTISIITWYLYLYFFKSKTQNLPPGPPGFPIFGNLLSLDPELHTYFAGLAQAHGPIYKLWLGSKLGIVLTSPSTARQVLKDHDTVFANRDVPAAGRAATYGGNDIVWTPYGPQWRMLRKICVVKMLSNTTLDSVYELRRGEVRKTVGYIHDRVGSTVNVGEQVFLTVLNVITNMMWGAGVEGEERESLGAEFREAVAEMVQLLGKPNLSDFFPGLARFDLQGVVKDMNALVPRFDGIFEKMIGERLKKEEDGKENNGSRDFLQFLLNLKEEGDSKTPFTNTHVKALLMDMVVGGSDTSSNTIEFVMAEMMNKPEVMRKVQEELETVVGKDNLVEESHIHKLTYLHAVMKETLRLHPALPLLVPHCPSETTNIGGYTIPEGSRVFINVWAIHRDPYVWENPLEFDPTRFLDGKWDYSGNDFNYFPFGSGRRICAGIAMAERTVLYFVATLVHLFDWTVPQGENLEVSEKFGIVLKKKTPLLAIPTPRLSNPDLYK